The region TTTTTACTCTTCAATGAATCTTTAAATTAATGATTCGGTTTGTAGataataaattgtaaaatgacatttcctggaaaaaaaaggaacccAGCAGTTGTTTCAAAATAGGTAttatatgagtttatggttaAATTTGTGCAACACAAGCagcaggaaaaaataaagtctggtCGACAAAGggagctttgtgtttttttccatctgtCACTTACACAACAGCAAAGAAAACACGCACACAATACAAGTCCCAGTTGTTTATATCTGCACCATTTTTGGATGTAGATTTTGTATTTTGATTTTGCTCCTTTGGCCTGTAAGGTGATTTTCACCACACAAATTCCCCTGAATTGTATATTTCTTAATGAGCACCCAGATGCCATCAATCTACATTGTTGCCTTCCATGTACCGACACCATAGGAAGTGATTCACCTGAATTTGGACTGCTAGTTTgataaatatttctgttttctttattgtaagGACAGCCTATAGTCTAATCAACAAATATGACGTAACCGTCAGAAAACACAGaacaacagaaaaatgaaaTGGCCCATTATATGTAAGACTGTATATGAAAGCTTTTTACtaatatatttgatttgattaaatgaATCATAAATGATTGTTAATTTATCTTgctattattttacattattaaaatgttatgtggACTCTCCACCGTGATGTATAATCACAATATAATTTAACAAAAGATTGAGCCTGGATTCTCTTTCTCTAGTATCATACAGTGATACAGATATACTCTTGATAGTCTATTTCTTATTATAGACTTCCTTCATTATATTAATTGACCAGCAGAGGGAactgttttacatattttagtgtagGCCAGGTCAAAAGGGGGTTCTCTCCTCAACGCCTGCAGAATCTGGTGCTTCTCAGACCAAGCACAGCAAACTTTAGAGggaaactagaaaatgcatttcctgctgaaaatgcgtgggaatgctgacagctgaaatttattgcaaagctttgctgaaaatgcagaaatgtgagatgacttgcctaaaaatgttaaagctcaaatgcattgcactgcactgctataaaccctagaagatgaaatgtacaactggcagagttggaagctgaactgcattagctaaagaagctaagagctgaaatacattgctagaaaagctggaagctaaactgtaatactgtcaaaagtggtaaatttgaattttcctgaataggcggaaagaagaaatgctttgtatgtatatcagacagatgaactgcattgctaaacacaaacagagacagagagagagagagagagagtagtattGGGTGaaatgaacctttaaaatctATAAGTTGTTACACAGTAAgtggtatttgggtggaaagtagtagtaggagttgtagtaatagtagtagtagtagcagaaggtgcagtagtagtagtagtaatagtagtagttgaGGCAGTAGGAACAGCTGCaggagcagtagtaatagtagcagtagtagtagcagtaacagtaatagtaataatagtagctgtagtattagtagtagtagtagtattagtagcaaaagcagtagtagtagtagcaatagtagtagtaatcgtagtagtagtagtagtagtagtagtagtagtagcaaaagcagtagtagtagtagtagtagcaatggTAGTAGTAatcgtagtagtagtaatagtattagtagtagtagaattagtagtagtagtagtaatagtagcagaaggagcagcagctgtagtagtactagtattagttattagtattagtattaactgcattgctaaacacaaacagagacagagagagagagagagagtagtattGGGTGaaatgaacctttaaaatctATAAGTTGTTACACAGTGAgtggtatttgggtggaaagtagtagtaggagttgtagtaatagtagtattagtagcagaaggaacagcagctgtagtagtagtagtagtattagtagcagaaggagcagcagctgtagtagtagtagtagtattagtagcagaaggagcagcagctgtagtagtagtggtagaaTCAGTAggaacagaagcagcagcagcagtagtagtagtagtagcagcaacaacagtagtagtattagtaatagttgtagtagtagtagcagctaAAACTTTTAAAACTGTAAGTCGTTAGACAAAATATAGTAGATAAAGTTACTCAatagagattttattttgaaaaaaaacttgtcctgagttccctgttaagatacagttaccttctgtgtgtgtgtgtgtgtgtgtgtgtgtgtgtgtgttagtcagcctgctctgattggctaatatgaatcagctgtctagcagcaatcaaacGTTGCCGTGGCGATCTCCACTGCACCCTCAGAGAGACAgtttataataggagttaaccagagacatacatgtcataaaagtgtCTCTCAGACAAAACCGTGAGTCGAATCGGCAAAATAATGTCATCATCAGAGAGAAGCGTCTCTGCCGAACGCATTgatgtcgtttttttttgtgtgtggcgTCAAAAATGGGATCATGGGAGCAGGTTAGAAAAGTGCAATTGTCAACTTTCCGTCAGACATTTGCCGTCTGATTTAACATTGCTCTCTATGGAGCGGCTTGTTGTTGGACTTACTCTCACTTTTGGGACCCTAGAGACAAATGTGTAAGTCAAactgattccatagctacatgaCTGCGACCGGCACAAAATTTCCTACATTTGatgaaaacattttctattaAGAGGGAAAATTGTGGGCTACGGAGCAATTTGTCCGgaaaattttcaaaagattGGAAAGCTTTCCTGCACTCTAACGATGATGTCACGCGCTCTAGCTCTTAATGAcccacgcaatacacacccattataaaatctgaaatggtctgaaaattttcataaaacgtaaactgcgataaatgaaaaactgtaaaagttatcaaaaagctgaatcatagcttaatagttcaaagacttgtaacccgtttaaagtttaaatgaagtctgtagctgaaagtatacggaagcagtagcatttcaaagtggagtaggttcaagaggatttgaagattttctccattgagttaaattgtaaaaaaaaatgtggaaaaagcttaatattttaaaaagtataaatagttgaaacaagTCAAGATATAGCActaatgtccttaaagagctgaatattttgatagttgtacggtttctgtagctgaaagtatgcaggaCTAGTTAAAGGCCAAAAAACGGAACGGAAGAAATAGATGATTATTGAAGAAGTTGAATAAAACTTAGAAGAACAATACTGGGAATGCTgaatcagcattcccacaaTAAAGACTGCAGCACATTGAGTGATTTTATTGCAAACTGATTGGTTGCACTTTCTGTGATATTAAAGGTTGAAAATCAATTAGTTTGCTCCAGTCTATTTTTCCCTTCATTAGTGTATTCTAGTCAACAAAGTGGGTACCTCATTAGTCCGTTATGATTTTCTTTGAATGTTTTGAGAATGCTGTTTTCACCAAAGTTAGTTATTGCCAGTATCCTTTTACACCCTGCATagatattgttctgataatctCAATTATTAACTTAATtaaaacttgacacacagtgctgagctgcatctcacatTAATCTTAATTTTCTCAGCCTTCAGATGAATCTATGTTGTTGCCTTCCATGTACCGACACCATAGGAAGTGATTCGCCTGAATTTGGACTGATTGTTTgataaatatttcagttttctttattttaaggACAGGCTATAGTCTAATCAACAAATATGACGTAACCGTCAGAAAACACAGAACAACAGAAAAAGGGAATGGCCCATTTATTCTATATGGAAGACTGTCTATGAAAGCTTTATTCTTATTCTGtatttcatttgattatttGAATCATAAATGATTGTTTATTTTGCTTgctattattttacattataaaaatgttatgtGGACTCTCCATCGTGATGTATAATCACAATATAATTTAACAAAAGATTGAGCCTGGAATCTCTTTCTCTAGTATCATACAGTGATACAGATATACTCTTGATAGTCTATTTCTTATTATAGACTTCCTTCATTATATTAATTGACCAGCAGAGGGaaatgttttacatattttagtgtagGCCAGGTCAAAAGGGGGTTCACTCCTCAACGCCTGCAGAATCTGGTGCTTCTCAGACCAAGCACAGCAAACTTTATAAACTGCAGCACATTGAgtgattttatttaatattgcaAACTGGTTTGTTGCACTGTCTGCGATATTAAAggttgaaaatcaattaatttgctccagtctttttttcccttcattaGTGTATTCTAGTCAACAAAGTGGGTACCTCATTAGTCCGTTATGATTTTCTTTGAATGTTTTGAGAATGCTTTTTTTGCCAAAGTCAGTTATTACCAGTATGTTTGTCCACCCTGCATagatattgttctgataatctCAATTAGGtaacatttatgttaaaatgtgttaattttaTTAGTGAAATAGTTTGGAcagtttgggggaaaaaactcaTGAGAATATTTATATCCTCCTGTATAATTTCATTATGTAATTTTCTGTGTGAAAgatattttttacatcatttgtcactgttaaattaaaaagaggCGACATTAGATCTGTGGGTGAATTGTGGGAACATTTCAGCCAAGGCCATactgttgtatatttatttatttgactgaTAATAAAGTAATGCCAGTAGTGTTTGGGAGAAAGTTTTGTGCTCGTTCAAACTGACACGCAGTTTTGAAACTATCAGTTGCACGTCAGTGTTTCTAAATTTCAGAAGAAATCTGATTAAGAAAGAGGAACATATGATTGCCCCACCATTTGTTCCACCTAAAAACTGATTAGAGATCTTTAGGCccatgtgtgttgtgttaaacaaataaattatataaataaacaataattattCTTAATAATAATCAACGAAAGAAAGTGGACTTGCATTACAACTGGAATTTGTCAGAAGAATTTTTGAGAGTTCATGATTTTTTGTCATGAATTACTGCGTGCTACATATGATCCCGCCTCGATGACGCTGACGTCATATCAGGAGTCTTATTAATAGCATGAGGCTTTACTGGTGCTGCAGACACATCCTCAAACGACTGATGATCAATGAGAAAGGTAACTGTTATCCTTATAACAACAATATGTCATCCTTTGAATTTAACTAatgtaaactatatatatatatatatatatatatatttgtgtttctcGTTTAAGAAGGATAAAGTGGTTTAATGTGAGTAGACTGATAATTCATCAACTTTGGCTCCTGTTTTATATGCGCAAAATAAAAGAGGACGTTTTTTAAATTGGCACAAGAGACTGGCATAAAAagttcagaaacatttttcatttatttttcatgatgtCATTGCAGGTCTCAAGACAACAATGGAGAAAATTACTACTGCACCTTTCTATCACATCAATACAACAGATGTATCTCATGCAAATGGCTCTTTGTATGACGACAACGAGTATGCAGAGCTGAAAAAGTCTCTCAAGATCATGTCCCTCGTTGTTTACTGTCTGGCCTTTGTCCTTGGTGTGCTCGGGAATGGAGTGGTTATCTGGGTGACCGGGTTCAAGATGAAGAAAACCGTTCACACAGTTTGGTTCCTCAACCTGGCTGTGGCCGACTTCCTCTTCACAGCGTTCCTGCCCCTGAGAGTGACCTACACAGCTTTGAATTCCCACTGGCCTTTTGGCAAGTTCATGTGCAAACTTCATTACGTTATAATCTTCCTGAACATGTTTGCCAGTGTCTACATTCTGATGGTGATCAGTGTGGacagatgtgtgtctgtggtgtggcCCGTCTGGTCCAATAACCACCGAAGTGTACGCAAGGCGTCCTTTGTGAGTCTGGGTGTTTGGGTACTGGCTCTGATTCTCAGCACTCCATACTTCATCTTCAGGGACACTGGGCTGTCATCTAATAATGACAAAATCATCGACTGCCTCAACAACTTTGCTCTTTCTGATAATGAAACATCGTCTGTGATACAGCTTCGTGATGAGGCCATAACCATCACCCTCTTCCTCCTGGGATTTGTTGTCCCCTACACTGTCATTGTCTCCTGTTATGCTGTGATAATCCATCGTATCAGAAGAAACCGCACCCTGGCCAGCCAGTCAAGTCGCCCCTTTAAGATCATCGCCGCAGTTATCACCACTTTTTTCCTGTGCTGGGCTCCCTTTCACATCATGAACTTAATTGGGACGGGGGATTTCAGGCCTACTTATGATAGCAAAACATCACACCATGTCACCACTATTGGGTATCCTATAGCAAAGAGCCTGGCCTATCTCAACAGTGGCTTGAACCCACTGCTGTATGTGTTCATGGGACAAGATTTCAAAGACATAGTTCATAAATCCATCCTGAATGTTTTGGAGAATGCCTTCCAGGAGGAGGTTTCTCACTCTTACACCAACAAAAAGTCTACGGTCATCAGCAGAAGCAAAGATAAGTCAGTTAGTGACACTGTGGTATGAAGTTATCTGTgatatgaataaacaaatactgTAACTGCAAATGATTTCTACACCTGGAATTGTAAAGAACAGATCTGTTTTAGTGTGATAAATACCTACATGGTTACTATGAGTTAATTATGTTCCTGAGgttttctgttatttcttaACGCTTAGACAACACACCGTTAAACCACAGGAAAGGAATGGCCTCCTTATTCTTTGTATGACTGTGGTTATGAATATTGTGATATGTATGAATAAAAGATagtaggagatattgggtttgggggtcctctcctaagaaaatttgaaggtttttgacttaaaactaagcattttacatcattttggaccattattattactagttaaatgattattttattatttatcacagccttaagtctgaacatttaattcttctggaaatgtttgccctgtaaaatcatattctataaatcagaagagcagattcagaaaacttttaaataatgtttcactaATTATAtctgttcacaaataaaaaaaacaactaacagttcactaattattttacaaaaaggggtgaacattgtattgataaattacagcaccttTGTTCTAGCCTTGTtctggcaaaaaaataaaatacttgcctgccacagtggcagacagtgaaaaaaagttcatttcagaccctgaaccTGTCGATCAAAGCTTTATTctaatgtattttgttttagttttattgaaaCTTGTTTTTACTCTTCAATGAATTTATGCCTGTAAGGTGATTTTCACCACACAAATAAATTCCCCTGAATTGTATATTTCTTAATGAGCACCCAGATGCCATCAATCTACATTGTTGCCTTCCATGTACCGACACCATAGGAAGTGATTCACCTGAATTTGGACTGCTTGTTTgataaatatttctgttttctttattgtaagACAGGCTATAGTCTAATCAACAAATATGACGTAACCGTCAGACAACACAGAACAGCAGAAAAAGGAAATGGCCCATTTATTCTATATGTAAGACTGTCTATGAAAGctttattttaatatgttttatttgattatatgaATCATAAATGGTTAATTTATCTTgctattattttacattattaaaatgttatgtggACTCTCCACCGTGATGTATAATCACAATATAATTTAACAAAAGATTGTGTCTAGAATCTCTTTCTCTAGTATCATACAGTGATACAGGATATACTCTTGATAGTCTATTTCTTATTATAGACTTCATTCATTATATTAATTGACCAGCAGAGGGAactgttttacatattttagtgtagGCCAGGTCAAAAGGGGGTTCTCCCCTCAAAGCCTGCAGAATCTGGTGCTTCTCAGACAAAGCATAGCAAACTTTAGAGGGAAATAAAGACTGCAGcacattgattttatttaataatggaAGCTTGTTTGTTGCACTTTCTGTGAtattaaaggtaaaaaaaaaaaattaatttgctccagttttttttcccttcatgaATGTATTCTGGTCAACAAAGTTGGTACCTCATTAGTGTTATGTTCTGGTTCAACAATagcgtggactcaaatgcagacacaaacacatgtctTTTAAAGGTGTAACAATGATAATTTATTAAAAGGTACTGTGAATAGGGCTGGGGTTCCTGGAGGTCCGAAACATGGCAGTAATAATGTCAATACTTAAATCACGGAACGGGGGGCACGGAGAGGGGGCATCCAGGAATCCTTCCAGATGGACAGATGAATCAACTTGAGCTCCGAGAGGTGGAATGGCGTCTGAGAGTGAACAGGCAGGTAAGTAACTAAGGTAAGGATCCAGgtcgaggaggagcagagtgtaggagtgagcaggcaggttggaACCAGGAAGCAGCAACAGCTGGCAGGTGAACAGACCTGAGCAAAGAACAAAACAAGGTGAGTCCAAAAATCCCAAAACACGAACATAAGCAAAGTCAAGAGCAATTTACTAAGAGGGCCTGAATATGTCTTGTACCACTGAGGGCAACAGAACAATCTGGCGATGACTGGCAGGAAGACCagggtagatatactgcaggtgtgtgtgatgaggttaattgctgtcagctgctccagcagtgcctgaccaggagaaggaggaggaggaaagccacacctcccaacacactgacagactagacaaacggaaaaacacacagagacaaaagggcagggaaaaagaggaaacacaaggaaaactAGACTGCCAAGGTGAAATCATGACAATTAGTCCGTTATGATTTTCTTTGAATGTTTTGAGAATGCTTTTTTTGCCAAAGTCAGTTATTACCAGTATCTTTTTACACCCTGAATTgatattgttctgataatttcCATTAGGtaacatttatattaaaatgtgttcattttattAGTGAAATAGTTTGGACAGTTTGGGGGAAAAACTCATGAGAACATTTAGATCCTCCTGTATAATTTCACAATGTTATTTTCTGTGTgaaagatattttttaaatcatctgtcactgttaaattaataagaggCGACATTAGATCTGTGAGTGAATTGTGGGAACATTTCAGCCAAGGCCATACCGATcgatgtgtatttttttatttgactgatAATAAAGTACTGCTAGTAGTGTTTGGGGGGAAGTTTTCTGCTTGTTCAAACTGACATGTCATTTCCAAAGTAAAGATATCAGTTGTACATCAGTGTTTCTAAATTTCAGAGGAAATATGATTGAGAAAGAGTAACATGTGATGCTGACAGGAAGGACTGATAACCTAGGCTTGTGTGTGACAGGGTCAAAAATGACTTATgcatgatttatgttttatggttgattttattctattttgcatgttttatggtttttattctattgtgtTTTATCCCTGCATGTTGGTTGTTTTGATTGCTTTTAGTACgtaaattgaagtgtttttaAGAAGTCATGAACTGGAATGAGACCCATGGACAGCCACACCCCCAATCAAAGACTGATtaggagaggagcagcaggtgTGGCGGAGAGCCTGCAATTAGCAGGATGCAGCACAGGTGGAGAGGACACAAAAGGAGAGAACGGCTTGCAGCAGAAGGAGATCTTCAGTCAGAGACAGCAGTGCAGCAGAAAAGCCCTCCTGCTACTACCTACCAGCCCAGTGACCTGAGAGTCCTGTGAGACTACATGCAGTAGACCGTGTCCGCCAACGCAGATTCACTCAAAAAACGTAAGTACCCTTTTGGTACATTTACGTGGCGGACACACTGAAAACAGACCAGGATAGCTTTTATCTGGAGTTGTGATAGCAAAGTAGTGGAGAACACACTACTGGTCCTGGTCTCttgttatttcacagtttcGGACGGTGCTGGAGAGACGGCCGAGACGGGCAGACGGCTGTTGGAGTACGGGAGGAGCTAAGACGCCGACACGAGGAGGATCGCTGGATTGGATTGGACTAGATTGGACTGAACTGGATTAAAGAGCCGGATTGGACTTGATTGGACTGGACTTTTTATAGAGTTTTTAACCTTGTTGCtagtaacattttattccttttagcttttagattaatcattcatttttagAC is a window of Sebastes umbrosus isolate fSebUmb1 chromosome 11, fSebUmb1.pri, whole genome shotgun sequence DNA encoding:
- the LOC119497579 gene encoding chemokine-like receptor 1; translation: MEKITTAPFYHINTTDVSHANGSLYDDNEYAELKKSLKIMSLVVYCLAFVLGVLGNGVVIWVTGFKMKKTVHTVWFLNLAVADFLFTAFLPLRVTYTALNSHWPFGKFMCKLHYVIIFLNMFASVYILMVISVDRCVSVVWPVWSNNHRSVRKASFVSLGVWVLALILSTPYFIFRDTGLSSNNDKIIDCLNNFALSDNETSSVIQLRDEAITITLFLLGFVVPYTVIVSCYAVIIHRIRRNRTLASQSSRPFKIIAAVITTFFLCWAPFHIMNLIGTGDFRPTYDSKTSHHVTTIGYPIAKSLAYLNSGLNPLLYVFMGQDFKDIVHKSILNVLENAFQEEVSHSYTNKKSTVISRSKDKSVSDTVV